The Oncorhynchus masou masou isolate Uvic2021 chromosome 13, UVic_Omas_1.1, whole genome shotgun sequence genomic interval GTTGCAATGTATTCACAGTGGCAGTTTTCAGAAAACAGAAGTCTCTCATTAAGTGCGAGAAATAAAACTTTTTAAAGGGTTCTTGTTTTTGATACATGGTACATGTTTTGAACACTGTTTGTTTACAATaatattgtttacaaacaatggagtaaagCAAGTTTATGGGTTTTGCCAGTTGAACAGTTTGAGACATTTttaagttatatatatatacactgctcaaaaaaataaagggaacacttaaacacaatgtaactccaagtcaatcacacttctgtgaaatcaaactgtccacttaggaagcaacagtgattgacaaatttcacatgctgttgtgcaaatggaatagacaacaggtgtaaattataggcaattagcaagacacccccaataaaggagtggttctgcagggggtgaccacagaccacttctcagttcctatgcttcctggctgatgttttggttacttttgaatgctggcggtgctgtCACTCAAGTGGTACCATGAGAcgaagtctacaacccacacaagtggctcaggtagtgcagctcatccaggatggcacatcaatgcgagctgtggcaataaggtttgctgtgtctttcagcgtagtgtccagagcatggaggcgctaccaggagacaggccagtacatcaggagaggtggaggaggccgtaggagggcaacaacccagcagcaggaccgctacctccgcctttgtgcaaggaggagcactgccagagccctgcaaaatgacctccagcaggccacaaatgtgcatatgtctgctcaaatggtcagaaacagactccatgaatggtggtatgagggcccaaagtccacaggtgggggttgtgtttacagcccaacaccgtgcaggatgtttggaatttgccagagaacaccaagattgtcaaattcgccactggtgccctgtgctcttcacagatgaaagcaggttcacactgagcacgtgacagacgtgacagagtctggagatgccgtggagaacgttctgctgcctgcaacatcctccagcatgaccggtttggcggtgggtcagtcatggtgtggggtggcatttctttggggggccgcacagccctccatgtgctcgccagaggtggcctgactgccattaggtaccgagatgagatcctcagaccccttgtgagaccatatgctggtgcggttggccctgtgttcctcctaatgcaagacaatgctcgacctcatgtggctggagtgtgtcagcagttcctgcaagaggaaggccttgatgctatggactggcccgtccattccccagacctgaatccaattgagcacatctgggacatcatgtctcgcttcatccaccaacgccacgttgcaccacagactgtccaggaggtctgggaggagatccctcaggagaccatccgccacctcatcaggagcatgtccaggcgttgtagggagttcATACAGGCAcgcggaggccacacacactactgagcctcattttgacttgttttaaggacattacatcaaagttggatcagcctgtagtgtggttttccactttccttttgagtgtgactccaaatccagacctctatgggttgataaatttgatttccattgataatttttgtgcgattttgttgtcagcatatTCAACTATgttaagaaaaaagtatttaataagaatatttcattaattcagatctaggatgtgttattttagtgttccctttatttttttgagcagtgtatatatagtcattgattcttgaagaatatcatTCATTTAAGAGTCCAAAAATAGATGTATCTATCCCGGGCTGCCCCTTTAATACCTCAACATACAGACTGTTTATAAGCATATTATAGAGTTGATTCTACAGTTGGAAGCTGGAAATACTTTCGGGTAACTGCAATACAACTCAAACGAAGGGTACAGTATGGATACTTTATAAACCACTACAGACCTCACCTTTTCAAAGTATAGTCCTGGCTGTATATGATAATACGCAAATAAACACCTGCGCAAACCCGGCATAGATATTAAAACCAGGGTGAAAACAGCCTCAATTGGGACCAGGCATGCTCGACTCTCTCTGAGATGTAGACGGCGCTGCGATGGCATGCGCAATCAGAAGCAGAAAATAACTACGCTTGTCCCAAATGTATTGGTGTTCGAGAAATCGTATCAAACTGAAATTAAAGGGTTATTTTATTAACACAGTTATCCAATGTCGTTGCAATGTCTAGTCGAAAAAGATCGCTATACTCGGAGGACAGAGGGGACCGCAAAAGGCACAATGAATCAAAACACGATGTGGAAAAACTCAAGAAATAAGCGACAAAAACTAAACCAAGAAGTGCAAAAGCTGAAGCATGTGAAGACGTAAGTAAACCACACGTGCTTCGGTGGTATGGAACTTGTGGATGAATAAAACATAACAGTGTAGTTGATCGGCCTTGTGATGTACCAAGAAACTGCCTATCATTGTTATATTACTGTAGCTTTCAGCAAAGACAATTTAACTCGAGCAGGTCTGTAGCATGGCTCGACAAGGTGCTTTGTCCCTGCTTTGCCCCTGACTTGAACAGGGGTACCTATCTAAACACAAAGTATATTATCATATTTATTCTCACCACCATTGTTTTCTTTTCCCCTCTATGCATTTATGAAAAACCTCCTGGATTCATTAAGGTATAGTAAGGGCAGGTCATTATCACTGCTCACTGCCAGGTAAATCATTACTGTGATAGATgagctgtagctagctagctatcagtaAAGGGATTGCTATGGAAACTGGAATATGTGTCATCTTGCTTCTACTTGAAACACAGGGGCTGTTTTTTTAGGAAGACTACAAACCAGAGGACTATTCCTGCTGATCCAGGAAGTGAGGATGCTCGAGACTTCCTGGCTCAGGCCCCCACCAAGGGGCTGTGGATGCCTCATGGGAAGGGAGTGAAAGTGATGCAGTGTGAGTAGAAACACACAGCTATTATGTGGCACACTGGGGCCTGCTAAAAAGTCAtcacatgttatttgtcacgtgcatgACTACATCCGGTGtcgaccttactgtgaaatgcttacttacaagcccttaaccaacaatgtagttcaagaaagagttaagaacaTATTTACGAAATAAACAAAAGCTAAATATAAAATAATAAGTAACAATaaaacaaggctatatacagggggtactagtcaatgtgcaggggtacaggttagtcgaggtcatttgtacatgtaggtagatgtaaagtgactatgcatagataataaacagagagtagcagctgtgtgaaaacaaaggggggtcaatgtaaatagtccgggtggccatttgattagttgttcagcagtcttatggcttgggggtagaagctcttaaggagccttttggacttagacttggtgctccggtaccgcttgccgtgcagtagcagagagaacagtctatagaCTGAAGTCTTTTacaatgttttgggccttcctctgcaTTATATAGTGAAAAGGGGGCCATTTGAGATGAATACCTACCAGGGGAGGAACAGAGCAAATTTAATGGCATCGTGGAAACCATCAGTGTGCTGTGGATGAAGGAGGACgaggagaggaagccactttAGACAATTGAGATGCACCCTAAAATGTAGgtaacacaggaggttggtggcaccttaattggggatgTGTTTGATATATTTCATACTTTTCCACTTAATCCACTCCAGttattaccacgagcccgtcctccccaattaaggtgccaccaacctcctgtgataacTACATTttagggtgcatctcaatagtctacagtggcttcctctcttcatcctcgtTCAACTACAGCACACTGATGTGAAATAACCTGAAAAAACGTAGTGCTTCTGCGACTGACTGGGATTAAATAGACACTCCTTTATAAGTGGGTCACTATCACAGATCTAGAAAATGTACAGCTTGAAGTGGGCAGAGGTCCATCCATGCTTATGTGATCATGTACTGCACTCTATTGAAATATAGCAGACAGACAAAGAATGTTGTCTTCACCACTGGATAGTCCTGGTCCTCATCCTCTCAATAATGTCACTTAAATCCAACCccactgagagagacaggagagtggctATGTGttcgtctcaaatggcaccctattcgctatctagtgcattacttttgatcagGGTACATGGTacactcatagggctctggtcaaaataattgcactataaagggaattaaGTGGCGTTTGGGACACACTCTAGGCTTAGCTTGATAGACCCATCGCTTTTGAATGAGCCCAGGATCACGTCGGTGTAGCAGAGATTCACATCTGTTCTGCTTGTCCCTCAAAGAATaaaggctgccccccccccccctcgtgtTCTTCGTAAAGCGTACTAGGTTAGTCTAAATCCCTGTGGAATTACAAAGTCTTACCTGTTCCACATAATACTTTGGGGAAATGTTTGACTATTTATTCATTTTGATTTTGAATTGCATTTAGATGTAGGCTAAGTGATGAACAGGTGTATATACATCTATTCCACGTTCCAACACTAGCTTGTTTTGGTGATTTCTTagagagcaggagggagtgtGCTTCTGTTACCAACATGACACTTCTCCCTTGTGCAGGTTGGAGATGCAGCGTTATAGACACAGGACAGGGGACCGAGAGTGTCCCTTCTTCATCAAAGGAAACCAGAAGCTGGAGCAGTTCAGAGTGGTGAGTCTCCTCCATCTTTCAACTCATcttggttaacccagaactaaagtctTGTGTAATTGGTCAGCTGCTCTATGAAGTTCTGGGTCCATATGTGTTAAGAGATGCTAGAACGAggagctccaccctctctctttgcaAGTTACTGGCAAGTCTATGGGCCGAATTGTCCCCTACCATTCCTATGGGCTGAATTGTCCCCTACCATTCCTATGGGCTGAATTGTCCCCTACCATTCCTGTGGGCCGAATTGTCCCCTACCCTTCCTGTGGGCTGAATTGTCCCCCTACCCTTCCTGTGGACTGAATTGTCCCCTACCCTTCCTGTGGGCTGAATTGTCCCCTACCCTTCCTGTGGGCTGAATTGTCCCCTACCCTTCCTGTGGGCTGAATTGTCCCCTACCCTTCCTGTGGGCTGAATTGTCCCCTACCCTTCCTGTAGGCCGAATTGTCCCCTACCCTTCCTGTGGGCTGAATTGTCCCCCACCATTCCTATGGGCTGAATTGTCCCCCGCCCTTCCTGTGGCTGAATTGTCCCCTACCCTTCCGAAACGTGAACGATGCTACACACCTACGAAATCGTGGTTTGTTCAAATAATCAAAGATGCAAACCATTTATGTTTACCTAATCTGCCCACAAGAGATTATttaaactaatcatcaagcctttTGACTAGTTGAATATAATGTGTTGTCTCAAACCAAAAAATGTGTCCCTAGGACTAGGATTGGTCCTGTCCCAACTATAACCTCGTGGGGACGTCTGCTCCTGGTCCCAACCATAACCTCGTGGGGACGTCTGCTCCTGGTCCCAACCATAACCTGGTCCCAACCATAACCTCGTGGGGACGTCTGCTCCTGGTCCCAACCATAACCTGGTCCCAACCATAACCTCGTGGGGACGTCTGCTCCTGGTCCCAACCATAACCTCGTGGGGACGTCTGCTCCTGGTCCCAACCATAACCTGGTCCCAACCATAACCTCGTGGGGACGTCTGCTCCTGGTCCCAACCATAACCTCGTGGGGACGTCTGCTCCTGGTCCCAACCATAACCTGGTCCCAACCATAACCTCGTGGGGACGTCTGCTCCTGGTCCCAACTATAACCTGGTCCCAACCATAACCTCGTGGGGACGTCTGCTCCTGGTCCCAACCATAACCTGGTCCCAACCATAACCTCGTGGGGACGTCTGCTCCTGGTCCCAACCATAACCTCGTGGGGACGTCTGCTCCTGGTCCCAACCATAACCTGGTCCCAACCATAACCTCGTGGGGACGTCTGCTCCTGGTCCCAACTATAACCTGGTCCCAACCATAACCTCGTGGGGACGTCTGCTCCTGGTCCCAACCATAACCTGGTCCCAACCATAACCTCGTGGGGACGTCTGCTCCTGGTCCCAACCATAACCTGGTCCCAACCATAACCTTGTGGGGACGTCTGCTCCTTGTCCCAACCATAACCTGGTCCCAACCATAACCTAGCGGGGAGGTCTGCTCCTGGTCCCAACCATAACCTGGTCCCAACCATAACCTGGTCCCAACCATAACCTAGCGGGGAGGTCTGCTCCTGGTCCCAACCATAACCTGGTCCCAACCATAACCTGGTCCCAACCATACCCTAGCGGGGAGGTCTGCTCCTGGTCCCAACCATAACCTGGTCCCAACCATAACCTGGCGGGGAGGTCTGCTCCTGGTCCCAACCATAACCTGGTCCCAACCATAACCTGGCGGGGAGGTCTGCTCCTGGTCCCAACCATAACCTGGTCCCAACCATAACCTGGCGGGGAGGTCTAGGTGCCTGACTGCCTTGGACCATGAGCATGCTTGCTTGATGCAATTGGATACAGTAAGGTTgcgtcccaaatcacaccccTTTCCCCATTTGCGCACTACTTTGGGAAacgggtggcatttgggatgcaaccagcaTCTCTATCCTCTGCAGCTGGATGCTTCTGGACTCAGCAGATTCACACAGTGCAGTTGTTCTGTAGCCCTGCTTGCTACAATGCCACTGCAATGATTAACATAAGTGCAAGCGTATCTCATTTTCATACATTCCATTGTGATACAACAACCGGATTTTAAAATGCTGCTGTGGCAGAGGAGAGCATTGAATGGGGGGAAATAATGTTGCCTAAGAGCAGTAGCTGAATGGCGTTTTATCTCAACATGCTTGTTATCATTGGAGTGTTTGCAATGTGTGTGTTATCCTGTACATTTAGTAAATAAGTACCTAAACCATCTCTTTCTTGTAGGCACACAAAGACCCAATGTACGACATGATCAGAGAAAACAAACAGAATGAAAAAGAAACAACCTTCTGGTTTTATTATCAACATTTTGTttagatggggcggcagggtagcctagtggttagagcgttggactagtaactgaaaggttgcaagttcgaatccccgagctgacaaggtacaaatgtgtcgttctgcccctgaacaggcagttaacccactgttcctaggccgtcattgaaaataagaatttgttcttaactgacttgcctggtaaaataaaggttaaatgtaaaaatttaaaaaaagatagATGTCTCCTCTGCTGTTTGGAGGTGATCATAGTTAAGGTCGTCTGGACTGTATACTGTGCTGTTTGGAGGTGATCATAGTTAAGGTCGTCTGGACTGTATACTGTGCTGTTTGGAGGTGATCATAGTTAAGGTCGTCTGGACTGTATACTGTGCTGTTTGGAGGTGATCATAGTTAAGGTCATCTGGACTGTATACTGTGCTGTTTGGAGGTGATCATAGTTAAGGTCGTCTGGACTGTATACTGTGCTGTTTGGAGGTGATCATAGTTAAGGTCGTCTGGACTGTATACTGTGCTGTTTGGAGGTGATCATAGTTAAGGTCGTCTGGACTGTATACTGTGCTGTTTGGAGGTGATCATAGTTAAGGTAGTCTGGACTGTATACTGTGCTGTTTGGAGGTGATCATAGTTAATGTAGTCTGGACTGTATACTGTGCTGTTTGGAGGTGATCATAGTTAAGGTAGTCTGGACTGTATACTGTGCTGTTTGGAGGTGATCATAGTTAAGGTCGTCTGGACTGTATACTGTGCTGTTTGGAGGTGATCATAGTTAAGGTCGTCTGGACTGTATACTGTGCTGTTTGGAGGTGATCATAGTTAAGGTAGTCTGGACTGTATACTGAGCTGTTTGGAGGTGATCATAGTTAAGGTAGTCTGGACTGTATACTGAGCTGTTTGGAGGTGATCATAGTTAAGGTCGTCTGGACTGTATACTCTGCTGTTTGGAGGTGATCATAGTTAAGGTAGTCTGGACTGTATACTGTGCTGTTTGGAGGTGATCATAGTTAAGGTCGTCTGGACTGTATACTGTGCTGTTTGGAGGTGATCATAGTTAAGGTAGTCTGGACTGTATACTGTGCTGTTTGGAGGTGATCATAGTTAAGGTAGTCTGGACTGTATACTGTGCTGTTTGGAGGTGATCATAGTTAAGGTCGTCTGGACTGTATACTGTGCTGTTTGGAGGTGATCATAGTTAAGGTCGTCTGGACTGTATACTCTGCTGTTTGGAGGTGATCATAGTTAAGGTAGTCTGGACTGTATACTGTGCTGTTTGGAGGTGATCATAGTTAAGGTCGTCTGGACTGTATACTGTGCTGTTTGGAGGTGATCATAGTTAAGGTCGTCTGGACTGTATACTGTGCATAGGGCTCTTTTAAAAGGACAGTTCTTCTGTAACTTGTCTTTGTAACATCAATTCAGAAAAGCAATTTAGCAGCACGGTCACAGGGGACTTAACGATTATTGTTGTTTTTCTCCCAACAATGCTGATGCTAAGCTGTGGTGATCATCGGCTTCTGGAGACTGTTACTTTCCAGTTAGTTCCAGTAAATTTGTCATTCGAGTGAACGATCCCTTTCATTTTCCAACTGTTTCAATCAGAATAGTTTATTATTAATTGAGAGCCTTTGAGCACAGAAGAAGAATAACAACCAACTAATGTGAAATAAAAGGCTGTCATCGGAGGACACACCCCCCGGGTCATCGGAGGATACACCCCCCCGGGTCATCGGAGGACACCCCCCCCGGGTCATCGGAGGACACACCCCCCGGGTCATCGGAGGACACACCCCCCGGGTCATCGGAGGACACACCCCCGGGTCATCGGAGGACACTCCCCGGGTCATCGGAGGACACTCCCCGGGTCATCGGAGGACACACCCCCGGGTCATCGGAGGACACACCCCCCGGGTCATCGGAGGACACACCCCCCGGGTCATCGGAGGACACACCCCCCGGGTCATCGGAGGACACACCCCCCGGGTCATCGGAGGACACACCCCCCGGGTCATCGGAGGACACACCCCCGGGTCATCGGAGGACACACCCCTGGTCATCAGAGGACACCCCCTGGTCATCGGAGGACACCCCCCTGgtcatctgaggacaccccctggtcatctgaggacaccccctggtcatctgaggacacccccatgtcatctgaggacacccccatGTCATCGGAGGACGCACCCCCGGTCATCGGAGGACACCTCCCTGgtcatctgaggacaccccctggtcatctgaggacaccccccaGGTCATCTGAGGACGCACCCCTCAGGTCATCGGAGGATACCCCCGgtcatctgaggacaccccctggtcatctgaggacaccccccaGGTCATCTGAGGACGCACCCCTCAGGTCATCGGAGGATACCCCCCCCGgtcatctgaggacaccccctggtcatctgaggacaccccctggtcatctgaggacacccccagGTCATCTGAGGACGCACCTCCCTGGTCGTCTGAGGACACCCCCTGgtcatctgaggacacccccttggtcatctgaggacacccccttGGTCATCTGAGGACACCTCCCTGGTCATCTGAGGACACCTCCCTGgtcatctgaggacaccccctgGTCATCTGAGGACACACCCCTGGTCATCTGAGGACATCCCCCGGGTCATCGGAGGACACCCCCCATGTCATCGGAGGACACACCCCTGGTCATCGGAGGACACACCCCCTGgtcatctgaggacacccccccTGGTCATCTGAGGAAACACCCCTGGTCATCTGAGGACATCCCCCGGGTCATCGGAGGATACACCCCCCGGGTCATCGGAGGATACACCCCCCGGGTCATCGGAGGACACACCCCCCTGGTCATCTGAGGACACACTGAAGTCAACGCCCTAATTGAATTAGATTCAATTGATCACATCCTGATAGCTGTCAGAGCACTTAATCAAACGGGTGAATAAAAGTATGTTTAAAAATGGTTCTGAACGACGGTGAAAGTGAACTTGGGTGTCTACGGAGAAGTTTTTAAGTGCCATCTGAACTGATGAAAGTGCAACATGCGTTGTATGacaggagagaggcagagtgtgTTCTACAGGATCTTATGAGCTGATCAAATGAATGTTATGATggtgtgagagacagagtgaaatgTAACAGTGGAAGACTCCGCTCTGCCTCACAGTCCTTGCCTTGAACAGTCCTAATGATTACTTCACTGTCCTCTGGGTGGATGATGTCAACGTGGACGAGAACAATGCTCCTCCAGCTCCACAGATGAATTATTAATGAAGCTTGGGAACAGCCGTGTTGGAAGTTTGGGTTGTTTTCAGTGTCTTGCAACTTGCACAAGCGCTCTTGTTTTTCTCTGAGCATACCGAATCAATGGAAATGTAAAGTTTTGGGCTAATCAAAGAGCAGGGAGGCCTCTGTCTCTGAGTTGTTTGATCATTGGGTTTCTTGATATATTCATATTTTATTGCTGGCTACTCTGCTGGCTGCCTGAAACAAAAtctatctctgtctcgctctctctgtctcgctctctctgtctcgctctctcggtctctgtctcgctctccgtctcgctctctctgtctctctctcactctctccccctcgctctctccgtctccctctcgc includes:
- the LOC135551354 gene encoding retinitis pigmentosa 9 protein-like isoform X2, yielding MSLQCLVEKDRYTRRTEGTAKGTMNQNTMWKNSRNKRQKLNQEVQKLKHVKTKTTNQRTIPADPGSEDARDFLAQAPTKGLWMPHGKGVKVMQCWRCSVIDTGQGTESVPSSSKETRSWSSSEWIQQLQQLLQDATSSSDSSSSTSESKKRKHKKKKEKKKKKHHKFSKTSDCSESD
- the LOC135551354 gene encoding retinitis pigmentosa 9 protein-like isoform X1 produces the protein MSLQCLVEKDRYTRRTEGTAKGTMNQNTMWKNSRNKRQKLNQEVQKLKHVKTGCFFRKTTNQRTIPADPGSEDARDFLAQAPTKGLWMPHGKGVKVMQCWRCSVIDTGQGTESVPSSSKETRSWSSSEWIQQLQQLLQDATSSSDSSSSTSESKKRKHKKKKEKKKKKHHKFSKTSDCSESD
- the LOC135551354 gene encoding retinitis pigmentosa 9 protein-like isoform X3; the encoded protein is MSLQCLVEKDRYTRRTEGTAKGTMNQNTMWKNSRNKRQKLNQEVQKLKHVKTGCFFRKTTNQRTIPADPGSEDARDFLAQAPTKGLWMPHGKGVKVMQCWRCSVIDTGQGTESVPSSSKETRSWSSSEWTRIGPVPTITSWGRLLLVPTITSWGRLLLVPTITWSQP